One stretch of Apis cerana isolate GH-2021 linkage group LG8, AcerK_1.0, whole genome shotgun sequence DNA includes these proteins:
- the LOC108003900 gene encoding uncharacterized protein LOC108003900 isoform X4, translating into MSYHRGGQAGAVAVSYSTSPMAPHSPSRRCSSNNSGNNSSAIGTSTSKLNTYRSTASSSILDRPTNFYSTSSSTSSSSGSSGFRSNYTTEYRRSYCPSGRSVSSSAYSSTGSGSGTATNVTTNGTSGTRFGLSTSSSSSSISAGSSSRDRGIPESSSRLEITADLIRYSPSGYIPNIRQTTSTTGSTSGIHHHHHHHHQWKHHSTGSSLTELFGGDDRDIAVERTGRDHRPESSLSSSSSSSSCAVGGALWSRSKRRPLSSSTVLNSGHARADSAASPGEVTINERGTIRDLDEDDDDDDDNNDDEDDNNTDDDQHNNNGNNGNNSSGAEDTCDSARYGLNNNNRDRDRDHDRDSDDKDDDDEDDEDNKLNNRHHRQQQQQRGAAHRIDEVSPAKRNLLSSIPGGGAGGAGLIGVKLDLLTNLATNPSNGELLINNNAQKIIRGVEEKEEDVEIRDEAGSRGEVIHGINDAAISIDAIAFLRGGRTGDPESLEHGEEQRTASTSYDIDQTGFVGGITPPILQNGVAGRPSGTYGDDPSVPSTSRRPDGHFTGTNTASNLTSSSPTAPSTAHQNLYRGVADQFEGSPTNKSARNRLQAHRDERCGLNGLRNIGNTCFMNSVIQCLSNTRPLLEYLLNEQYLADINTSTSSMKGALIKAFSQVIHELWEVGGDLVVNTTALKSQIQRFAPRFMGYSQQDAQEFLRYLLEGLHEDVNRVTIKPQPIHTDIPEMYTDSQKAVESWKRYLRSEDSMIVDVFVGQLRSSLHCTSCDHVSVTLDPFWDLSLPIPARSGTVKLSQCLEHFTREEVLDGDEKPTCSKCQMRRKCTKSFSIQKFPKILVIHLKRFSPMERFRSKLNVMVDFPLTGLDLSAFAAPRVPGCTYNLYGVANHSGTTHSGHYTAYCKHPYSAEWHEYNDSRVSAVPARSVVSNEAYVLFYEQQPHSSHL; encoded by the exons ATGTCGTATCACCGTGGGGGCCAGGCGGGCGCCGTAGCAGTTTCGTACAGCACCAGTCCAATGGCACCGCATTCTCCTAGCAGACGATGTTCCAGCAATAACAGCGGCAACAACAGTTCCGCTATTGGCACCTCCACCTCGAAGCTGAACACCTACAGATCTACTGCTTCCTCGTCGATCTTAGATCGACCAACAAATTTCTACTCGACATCGTCGTCGACATCATCGTCGTCGGGCAGCTCGGGCTTTCGTTCGAACTATACGACCGAGTACAGGCGATCCTACTGCCCATCAGGCAG GTCAGTTTCGTCGTCGGCATACAGCAGTACGGGTAGCGGTAGTGGTACAGCCACGAATGTGACGACAAACGGAACCAGTGGCACTAGATTCGGCTTGTCTACGTCGTCGTCCTCATCGAGCATCTCTGCCGGCAGTTCGTCCCGAGATAGAGGGATCCCAGAATCCTCGTCTAGACTAGAAATAACGGCGGATTTGATCAGGTATTCGCCATCTGGTTATATACCGAATATCCGTCAAACGACCAGCACCACTGGCAGCACTAGTGGGatccatcatcatcatcaccatcatcatcagTGGAAGCATCATTCGACCGGTTCGTCGTTGACGGAGTTGTTCGGTGGTGACGATCGTGATATAGCCGTCGAACGCACCGGCAGAGATCATCGTCCGGAGTCGTCGCTCTCCTCGTCCTCCTCGTCATCTTCCTGCGCCGTTGGTGGTGCACTCTGGTCCAGGTCGAAGAGAAGGCCACTGTCCAGCAGCACGGTGCTCAACAGCGGGCATGCACGCGCGGACAGTGCCGCGTCGCCTGGCGAGGTAACGATTAACGAGCGCGGCACGATCCGCGACCTagacgaggacgacgacgatgacgatgacAACAACGATGACGAGGACGATAACAACACCGACGACGATCAACACAACAACAACGGCAATAATGGGAATAACAGCAGTGGTGCCGAGGACACCTGTGATTCCGCTCGATATGGGTTAAACAATAACAACCGCGACCGAGACCGCGACCACGACCGCGACAGCGATGACAAGGACGAtgacgacgaggacgacgaaGACAACAAGCTGAACAACCGGCATCATCgccaacagcagcagcaacgcGGTGCTGCCCATCGGATCGACGAGGTTTCACCAGCTAAGCGTAACCTCTTGTCGTCTATTCCCGGTGGCGGTGCTGGCGGTGCTGGTTTGATCGGTGTTAAGCTCGACTTGCTCACTAACCTAGCCACTAATCCGAGTAACGGCGAACTGCTGATTAACAACAACGCTCAGAAGATTATCCGAGGtgttgaagaaaaagaggaagacgTTGAGATCAGGGACGAGGCTGGAAGCCGTGGTGAGGTAATACACGGGATCAACGACGCTGCCATCTCTATCGACGCGATTGCGTTCCTCCGTGGTGGTCGTACCGGGGATCCAGAGAGTCTTGAACACGGTGAGGAGCAACGGACCGCGTCTACTTCGTACGATATCGATCAGACCGGGTTCGTAGGCGGCATTACGCCGCCCATCTTGCAAAACGGCGTGGCGGGAAGACCGTCCGGTACTTATGGGGACGACCCATCCGTGCCTTCTACATCCAGGAGACCGGATGGTCACTTCACGGGGACAAACACTGCCAGTAATCTGACTTCCTCGTCACCCACTGCACCGTCCACGGCTCACCAAAATCTCTATCGCGGGGTCGCCGATCAGTTT GAAGGAAGCCCTACGAATAAATCGGCTCGTAATCGATTACAGGCGCATCGCGATGAGCGATGTGGACTAAACGGATTACGAAATATCGGGAATACA tGTTTTATGAACAGTGTGATCCAATGTTTGAGCAATACGAGACCGTTATTGGAATATCTGCTGAACGAACAGTACCTCGCTGATATAAACACTAGCACAAGCAGTATGAAAGGAGCATTGATCAAAGCGTTTAGTCAGGTGATACATGAATTATGGGAAGTGGGTGGTGATCTCGTGGTTAATACGACGGCGCTCAAATCTCAAATACAAAGATTCGCACCACGTTTTATGGGATATAGTCAACAGGATGCTCAAGAGTTTCTTAGGTACCTATTAGAAGGATTACACGAGGATGTGAATAGGGTGACGATAAAACCACAACCGATACACACGGATATTCCTGAAATGTACAC AGATAGTCAGAAGGCAGTAGAAAGCTGGAAACGCTACTTACGTAGTGAAGATAGTATGATAGTGGACGTTTTCGTGGGTCAATTACGTTCGTCGTTACATTGCACTTCTTGTGACCATGTGTCAGTCACGTTAGATCCTTTCTGGGATCTCAGTTTGCCAATACCGGCTAGAAGTGGTACAGTGAAGTTGAGCCAATGTTTGGAGCATTTCACGCGAGAAGAGGTGCTCGATGGTGATGAAAAACCGACTTGCTCCAAGTGTCAGATGAGGAGAAAGTGCACGAAAAGTTTCAGCATACAAAAGTTCCCGAAAATTCTTGTTATTC ACTTAAAACGTTTCTCACCAATGGAACGATTCCGCAGCAAGCTAAATGTGATGGTAGATTTTCCATTGACAGGTTTGGATCTCAGTGCCTTTGCTGCGCCTAGAGTTCCGGGTTGTACGTACAATTTATACGGTGTCGCGAACCATTCGGGCACAACACACTCCGGTCATTACACAGCATATTGTAAGCATCCATACTCGGCAGAATGGCACGAGTATAACGATAGCCGGGTGTCCGCGGTTCCAGCGCGATCGGTCGTTTCCAACGAAGCCTACGTACTGTTCTACGAGCAGCAGCCTCACAGCTCTCACTTGTAA
- the LOC108003900 gene encoding uncharacterized protein LOC108003900 isoform X2, translating to MSYHRGGQAGAVAVSYSTSPMAPHSPSRRCSSNNSGNNSSAIGTSTSKLNTYRSTASSSILDRPTNFYSTSSSTSSSSGSSGFRSNYTTEYRRSYCPSGRSVSSSAYSSTGSGSGTATNVTTNGTSGTRFGLSTSSSSSSISAGSSSRDRGIPESSSRLEITADLIRYSPSGYIPNIRQTTSTTGSTSGIHHHHHHHHQWKHHSTGSSLTELFGGDDRDIAVERTGRDHRPESSLSSSSSSSSCAVGGALWSRSKRRPLSSSTVLNSGHARADSAASPGEVTINERGTIRDLDEDDDDDDDNNDDEDDNNTDDDQHNNNGNNGNNSSGAEDTCDSARYGLNNNNRDRDRDHDRDSDDKDDDDEDDEDNKLNNRHHRQQQQQRGAAHRIDEVSPAKRNLLSSIPGGGAGGAGLIGVKLDLLTNLATNPSNGELLINNNAQKIIRGVEEKEEDVEIRDEAGSRGEVIHGINDAAISIDAIAFLRGGRTGDPESLEHGEEQRTASTSYDIDQTGFVGGITPPILQNGVAGRPSGTYGDDPSVPSTSRRPDGHFTGTNTASNLTSSSPTAPSTAHQNLYRGVADQFKHVSSGVYTIQFGNSIVTTRATLQPPAICLKEGSPTNKSARNRLQAHRDERCGLNGLRNIGNTCFMNSVIQCLSNTRPLLEYLLNEQYLADINTSTSSMKGALIKAFSQVIHELWEVGGDLVVNTTALKSQIQRFAPRFMGYSQQDAQEFLRYLLEGLHEDVNRVTIKPQPIHTDIPEMYTDSQKAVESWKRYLRSEDSMIVDVFVGQLRSSLHCTSCDHVSVTLDPFWDLSLPIPARSGTVKLSQCLEHFTREEVLDGDEKPTCSKCQMRRKCTKSFSIQKFPKILVIHLKRFSPMERFRSKLNVMVDFPLTGLDLSAFAAPRVPGCTYNLYGVANHSGTTHSGHYTAYCKHPYSAEWHEYNDSRVSAVPARSVVSNEAYVLFYEQQPHSSHL from the exons ATGTCGTATCACCGTGGGGGCCAGGCGGGCGCCGTAGCAGTTTCGTACAGCACCAGTCCAATGGCACCGCATTCTCCTAGCAGACGATGTTCCAGCAATAACAGCGGCAACAACAGTTCCGCTATTGGCACCTCCACCTCGAAGCTGAACACCTACAGATCTACTGCTTCCTCGTCGATCTTAGATCGACCAACAAATTTCTACTCGACATCGTCGTCGACATCATCGTCGTCGGGCAGCTCGGGCTTTCGTTCGAACTATACGACCGAGTACAGGCGATCCTACTGCCCATCAGGCAG GTCAGTTTCGTCGTCGGCATACAGCAGTACGGGTAGCGGTAGTGGTACAGCCACGAATGTGACGACAAACGGAACCAGTGGCACTAGATTCGGCTTGTCTACGTCGTCGTCCTCATCGAGCATCTCTGCCGGCAGTTCGTCCCGAGATAGAGGGATCCCAGAATCCTCGTCTAGACTAGAAATAACGGCGGATTTGATCAGGTATTCGCCATCTGGTTATATACCGAATATCCGTCAAACGACCAGCACCACTGGCAGCACTAGTGGGatccatcatcatcatcaccatcatcatcagTGGAAGCATCATTCGACCGGTTCGTCGTTGACGGAGTTGTTCGGTGGTGACGATCGTGATATAGCCGTCGAACGCACCGGCAGAGATCATCGTCCGGAGTCGTCGCTCTCCTCGTCCTCCTCGTCATCTTCCTGCGCCGTTGGTGGTGCACTCTGGTCCAGGTCGAAGAGAAGGCCACTGTCCAGCAGCACGGTGCTCAACAGCGGGCATGCACGCGCGGACAGTGCCGCGTCGCCTGGCGAGGTAACGATTAACGAGCGCGGCACGATCCGCGACCTagacgaggacgacgacgatgacgatgacAACAACGATGACGAGGACGATAACAACACCGACGACGATCAACACAACAACAACGGCAATAATGGGAATAACAGCAGTGGTGCCGAGGACACCTGTGATTCCGCTCGATATGGGTTAAACAATAACAACCGCGACCGAGACCGCGACCACGACCGCGACAGCGATGACAAGGACGAtgacgacgaggacgacgaaGACAACAAGCTGAACAACCGGCATCATCgccaacagcagcagcaacgcGGTGCTGCCCATCGGATCGACGAGGTTTCACCAGCTAAGCGTAACCTCTTGTCGTCTATTCCCGGTGGCGGTGCTGGCGGTGCTGGTTTGATCGGTGTTAAGCTCGACTTGCTCACTAACCTAGCCACTAATCCGAGTAACGGCGAACTGCTGATTAACAACAACGCTCAGAAGATTATCCGAGGtgttgaagaaaaagaggaagacgTTGAGATCAGGGACGAGGCTGGAAGCCGTGGTGAGGTAATACACGGGATCAACGACGCTGCCATCTCTATCGACGCGATTGCGTTCCTCCGTGGTGGTCGTACCGGGGATCCAGAGAGTCTTGAACACGGTGAGGAGCAACGGACCGCGTCTACTTCGTACGATATCGATCAGACCGGGTTCGTAGGCGGCATTACGCCGCCCATCTTGCAAAACGGCGTGGCGGGAAGACCGTCCGGTACTTATGGGGACGACCCATCCGTGCCTTCTACATCCAGGAGACCGGATGGTCACTTCACGGGGACAAACACTGCCAGTAATCTGACTTCCTCGTCACCCACTGCACCGTCCACGGCTCACCAAAATCTCTATCGCGGGGTCGCCGATCAGTTT AAACATGTCTCTTCCGGTGTGTATACAATACAGTTCGGCAATTCCATAGTGACCACGCGCGCTACTCTCCAGCCTCCAGCCATTTGTTTAAAG GAAGGAAGCCCTACGAATAAATCGGCTCGTAATCGATTACAGGCGCATCGCGATGAGCGATGTGGACTAAACGGATTACGAAATATCGGGAATACA tGTTTTATGAACAGTGTGATCCAATGTTTGAGCAATACGAGACCGTTATTGGAATATCTGCTGAACGAACAGTACCTCGCTGATATAAACACTAGCACAAGCAGTATGAAAGGAGCATTGATCAAAGCGTTTAGTCAGGTGATACATGAATTATGGGAAGTGGGTGGTGATCTCGTGGTTAATACGACGGCGCTCAAATCTCAAATACAAAGATTCGCACCACGTTTTATGGGATATAGTCAACAGGATGCTCAAGAGTTTCTTAGGTACCTATTAGAAGGATTACACGAGGATGTGAATAGGGTGACGATAAAACCACAACCGATACACACGGATATTCCTGAAATGTACAC AGATAGTCAGAAGGCAGTAGAAAGCTGGAAACGCTACTTACGTAGTGAAGATAGTATGATAGTGGACGTTTTCGTGGGTCAATTACGTTCGTCGTTACATTGCACTTCTTGTGACCATGTGTCAGTCACGTTAGATCCTTTCTGGGATCTCAGTTTGCCAATACCGGCTAGAAGTGGTACAGTGAAGTTGAGCCAATGTTTGGAGCATTTCACGCGAGAAGAGGTGCTCGATGGTGATGAAAAACCGACTTGCTCCAAGTGTCAGATGAGGAGAAAGTGCACGAAAAGTTTCAGCATACAAAAGTTCCCGAAAATTCTTGTTATTC ACTTAAAACGTTTCTCACCAATGGAACGATTCCGCAGCAAGCTAAATGTGATGGTAGATTTTCCATTGACAGGTTTGGATCTCAGTGCCTTTGCTGCGCCTAGAGTTCCGGGTTGTACGTACAATTTATACGGTGTCGCGAACCATTCGGGCACAACACACTCCGGTCATTACACAGCATATTGTAAGCATCCATACTCGGCAGAATGGCACGAGTATAACGATAGCCGGGTGTCCGCGGTTCCAGCGCGATCGGTCGTTTCCAACGAAGCCTACGTACTGTTCTACGAGCAGCAGCCTCACAGCTCTCACTTGTAA